A genomic window from Sebastes fasciatus isolate fSebFas1 chromosome 7, fSebFas1.pri, whole genome shotgun sequence includes:
- the LOC141770728 gene encoding olfactory receptor 52E8-like produces MENVSSHKHFVLDGSSELGALRPVLFLPFFVMFVVSLLANSLLLYVIVSQRSLHSPMCVLIAGMACVDLSLPLFFVPHMLLSFLLDWRGISLSGCLTQMYFVHLLGAFQATLLLWMALDRYFAICTPLYYHERMALPSFLKFVVPALIRNVFMVSLVVSLAGSLPFCAANVMNHCFCEHMALVQLACGSTAVNSLVGLISVFLISVADFIFIAASYVIIFSSVLSSGKSAVKALHTCVTHIVVITVHLTIALIVFLSYRIRNGFPVAGRVFFSIMYLLFPSCFNPIVYGIRTAEIRQHILKTLRCGRFVRTVNYS; encoded by the coding sequence atggagaacGTCTCCTCGCACAAACACTTCGTCCTCGACGGCTCCAGTGAACTGGGAGCGCTGAGGCCCGTCCTCTTCCTCCCGTTCTTCGTCATGTTCGTGGTGTCGCTGTTGGCCAACTCCCTGCTGCTGTACGTCATCGTCTCACAGAGGAGCCTCCACTCTCCGATGTGCGTCCTCATCGCCGGCATGGCGTGCGTGGACCTGAGCCTCCCGCTGTTCTTCGTCCCCCACATGCTGCTGAGCTTCCTGCTGGACTGGAGGGGGATCTCTCTGAGCGGCTGCCTGACTCAGATGTACTTCGTTCACTTGTTGGGAGCTTTTCAGGCCACGCTGCTGCTGTGGATGGCGCTGGACCGCTACTTCGCCATCTGCACGCCTCTCTACTACCACGAACGCATGGCTTTACCGAGCTTCCTCAAGTTCGTGGTTCCAGCTCTGATCAGAAACGTGTTCATGGTCTCACTGGTGGTGAGTCTGGCGGGATCTTTGCCCTTCTGCGCCGCTAACGTGATGAACCACTGTTTCTGTGAGCACATGGCGTTGGTGCAGCTGGCCTGCGGAAGCACCGCCGTCAACAGTCTAGTGGGGCTGATCTCGGTGTTCCTCATTTCTGTAGCCGACTTCATCTTCATCGCCGCCTCCTACGTGATCATATTCAGCTCTGTGCTGAGTTCTGGCAAGTCGGCTGTCAAAGCGCTCCACACCTGCGTCACCCACATCGTGGTCATCACCGTCCACCTGACCATCGCGCTCATCGTTTTCCTGTCGTATCGGATCAGAAACGGATTTCCCGTCGCCGGGCGGGTTTTCTTCAGCATCATGTATCTGCTCTTTCCGAGCTGTTTCAACCCGATTGTCTACGGCATCAGAACCGCCGAGATCCGAC
- the LOC141770727 gene encoding olfactory receptor 52E8-like → MENVSSHKHFVLDGFSELGALRPVLFLPFFVMFVVSLLANSLLLYVIVSQRSLHSPMCVLIAGMACVDLSLPLFFVPHMLLSFLLDWRGISLSGCLTQMYFVHFVGAFQSTLLLWMALDRYFAICTPLYYHERMALPSFLKFVVPVLIRNVFMVSLVVSLAGSLPFCTTNVMNHCFCEHMALVQLACGSTAVNNLVGLLTIFLNPVADFIFIAASYVVIFSSVLSSGKSGVKALHTCVTHIVVITVSLTIALVAFLSYRIRNGLPAAVRVFISTMYLLFPSCFNPIVYGIRTAEIRQHILKTLTGGRFVRTEPRS, encoded by the coding sequence atggagaacGTCTCCTCGCACAAACACTTCGTCCTCGACGGCTTCAGTGAACTGGGAGCGCTGAGGCCCGTCCTCTTCCTCCCGTTCTTTGTCATGTTCGTGGTGTCGCTGTTGGCCAACTCCCTGCTGCTGTACGTCATCGTCTCACAGAGGAGCCTCCACTCTCCGATGTGCGTCCTCATCGCCGGCATGGCGTGCGTGGACCTGAGCCTCCCGTTGTTCTTCGTCCCCCACATGCTGCTGAGCTTCCTGCTGGACTGGAGGGGGATCTCTCTGAGCGGCTGCCTGACTCAGATGTACTTCGTTCATTTCGTGGGTGCTTTTCAGtccacgctgctgctgtggATGGCGCTGGACCGCTACTTCGCCATCTGCACGCCTCTCTACTACCACGAACGCATGGCTTTACCGAGCTTCCTCAAGTTCGTGGTTCCAGTTCTGATCAGAAACGTGTTCATGGTCTCACTGGTGGTGAGTCTGGCGGGATCTTTGCCCTTCTGCACCACTAACGTGATGAACCACTGTTTCTGTGAGCACATGGCGTTGGTGCAGCTGGCCTGTGGAAGCACCGCCGTCAACAACCTGGTCGGGTTACTGACTATATTCCTCAACCCGGTGGCCGACTTCATCTTCATCGCCGCCTCCTACGTGGTCATATTCAGCTCTGTGCTGAGTTCCGGCAAGTCGGGCGTCAAAGCGCTCCACACCTGCGTCACCCACATCGTGGTCATCACCGTCAGCCTGACCATCGCGCTCGTCGCTTTCCTTTCGTATCGGATCAGAAACGGACTTCCCGCCGCGGTCCGGGTCTTCATCAGCACCATGTACCTGTTGTTCCCGAGTTGTTTCAACCCGATCGTCTACGGCATCAGAACCGCCGAGATCCGACAGCACATCCTGAAGACACTGACGGGCGGTCGCTTTGTCCGGACTGAGCCCCGTTCTTAA
- the LOC141770726 gene encoding olfactory receptor 52E8-like, producing the protein MENVSSHKHFVLDGFSELGALRPVLFLPFFVMFVVSLLANSLLLYVIVSQRSLHSPMCVLIAGMACVDLSLPLFFVPHMLLSFLLDWRGISLSGCLTQMYFVHLLGAFQATLLLWMALDRYFAICTPLYYHERMALPSFLKFVVPALIRNVFMVSLVVSLAGSLPFCAANVMNHCFCEHMALVQLACGSTAVNSLVGLISVFLISVADFIFIAASYVIIFSSVLSSGKSAVKALHTCVTHIVVITVHLTIALIVFLSYRIRNGFPVAGRVFFSIMYLLFPSCFNPIVYGIRTAEIRQHILKTLRCGRFVRTVNYS; encoded by the coding sequence atggagaacGTCTCCTCGCACAAACACTTCGTCCTCGACGGCTTCAGTGAACTGGGAGCGCTGAGGCCCGTCCTCTTCCTCCCGTTCTTCGTCATGTTCGTGGTGTCGCTGTTGGCCAACTCCCTTCTGCTGTACGTCATCGTCTCACAGAGGAGCCTCCACTCTCCGATGTGCGTCCTCATCGCCGGCATGGCGTGCGTGGACCTGAGCCTCCCGCTGTTCTTCGTCCCCCACATGCTGCTGAGCTTCCTGCTGGACTGGAGGGGGATCTCTCTGAGCGGCTGCCTGACTCAGATGTACTTCGTTCACTTGTTGGGAGCTTTTCAGGCCACGCTGCTGCTGTGGATGGCGCTGGACCGCTACTTCGCCATCTGCACGCCTCTCTACTACCACGAACGCATGGCTTTACCGAGCTTCCTCAAGTTCGTGGTTCCAGCTCTGATCAGAAACGTGTTCATGGTCTCACTGGTGGTGAGTCTGGCGGGATCTTTGCCCTTCTGCGCCGCTAACGTGATGAACCACTGTTTCTGTGAGCACATGGCGTTGGTGCAGCTGGCCTGCGGAAGCACCGCCGTCAACAGTCTAGTAGGGCTGATCTCGGTGTTCCTCATTTCTGTAGCCGACTTCATCTTCATCGCCGCCTCCTACGTGATCATATTCAGCTCTGTGCTGAGTTCTGGCAAGTCGGCTGTCAAAGCGCTCCACACCTGCGTCACCCACATCGTGGTCATCACCGTCCACCTGACCATCGCGCTCATCGTTTTCCTGTCGTATCGGATCAGAAACGGATTTCCCGTCGCCGGGCGGGTTTTCTTCAGCATCATGTATCTGCTCTTTCCGAGCTGTTTCAACCCGATTGTCTACGGCATCAGAACCGCCGAGATCCGACAGCACATCCTGAAGACGCTGAGGTGCGGTCGCTTTGTCCGAACTGTGAATTACTCTTAA